In Musa acuminata AAA Group cultivar baxijiao chromosome BXJ2-3, Cavendish_Baxijiao_AAA, whole genome shotgun sequence, the following proteins share a genomic window:
- the LOC135606866 gene encoding transcription factor PCF5-like: MGEHHSHHGSLGLHQLALHHDQQQQQREQRAQTHSRLGRLRAAGGEIVEVQGGHIVRSTGRKDRHSKVCTAKGPRDRRVRLSAHTAIQFYDVQDRLGYDRPSKAVDWLIKNAKAAIDQLAELPAAWIPTAAVTADAAATSTSCAPPSSRSPATEYPSGESSKKLIPVSMPDFPTAFSFGGPKGTGGSISFLPPSLDSDHIADTIKSFFPMAAAGGTTISPSSIPSIGFHNYPSDLLSRTSGRTQDLRLSLQSFQDPIFHNAQSNQQHHSPTPAHRSLLAGSSHLGFDAASPGWAEQNQRVSEWNVAETSGGAGLYGFAFNVPPLQAVPLHSVLGPSQFLTQRGPLQSSNSPSVRGWADPVAPTSELHMQPVLHPSAASIGFTSEADFSGFHVPARIQGEEEHGDVPDKPPSATSASCQ, translated from the coding sequence ATGGGGGAGCACCACAGCCACCATGGAAGCCTCGGCTTGCACCAGCTCGCACTCCACCATgaccaacagcagcagcaacgagAACAGCGGGCACAGACCCACTCGAGGTTGGGAAGGCTGAGGGCCGCCGGCGGGGAGATCGTGGAGGTTCAAGGGGGCCACATTGTGCGGTCCACAGGCCGGAAGGACCGCCACAGCAAGGTGTGCACCGCCAAGGGACCCCGCGACCGTCGCGTCCGTCTCTCCGCTCACACCGCCATTCAATTCTACGATGTCCAAGACCGCCTTGGCTACGACCGCCCTAGCAAGGCCGTCGATTGGCTCATCAAGAATGCCAAGGCCGCCATTGACCAGCTTGCCGAGCTCCCAGCTGCCTGGATCCCCACTGCTGCTGTCACTGCGGACGCCGCCGCCACCTCTACGTCCTGTGCTCCACCGAGCAGCCGATCCCCTGCCACCGAGTATCCTTCTGGGGAGTCCAGCAAGAAGCTAATACCAGTTTCCATGCCAGACTTTCCTACTGCCTTCAGCTTCGGCGGTCCCAAAGGCACCGGTGGAAGCATTAGTTTCCTCCCGCCCTCATTGGACTCCGATCACATTGCCGATACCATCAAGTCCTTCTTCCCGATGGCTGCTGCTGGTGGCACCACCATTTCGCCATCCTCTATCCCTTCAATTGGCTTCCACAACTACCCGTCGGACCTTCTCTCGCGAACCAGTGGCCGAACTCAAGACCTCCGCCTCTCTCTCCAATCCTTCCAAGATCCCATCTTTCACAACGCCCAATCCAACCAGCAGCACCATAGTCCAACTCCTGCGCACCGTTCTCTACTCGCTGGCTCCTCCCACCTCGGCTTCGACGCTGCCTCACCCGGCTGGGCTGAGCAGAACCAGCGAGTGTCTGAATGGAATGTGGCGGAGACGAGCGGCGGTGCTGGCTTGTACGGATTTGCTTTCAACGTTCCACCACTGCAGGCGGTGCCGCTGCACTCGGTGCTCGGCCCAAGCCAATTTCTCACTCAGAGGGGACCCCTTCAGTCCAGTAACTCGCCTTCGGTCCGTGGTTGGGCGGACCCTGTCGCTCCCACATCCGAGCTTCACATGCAACCCGTGCTCCATCCCTCGGCTGCCTCCATCGGGTTCACATCGGAAGCCGACTTCTCGGGGTTCCATGTTCCGGCACGGATTCAGGGCGAAGAGGAGCACGGCGATGTCCCCGACAAGCCGCCCTCTGCTACCTCTGCTTCTTGCCAATGA